The Impatiens glandulifera chromosome 8, dImpGla2.1, whole genome shotgun sequence genome includes a window with the following:
- the LOC124912107 gene encoding tetraspanin-8-like has product MFRLSNNLVGILNFITFLLSIPILWAGVWLSKQGVTECERFLDKPLIALGVFLMLISLAGLIGACCRVTWLLWVYLLVMFILILILFCFTIFAFAVTNKGAGENLSGKGYKEYRLGDYSNWLQKRVNSPKNWNKIQSCLQDSNVCKSLIGSQTSADKFFMEHLSSVQSGCCKPSNDCGFEYVNPTNWNQTGNSTIDGNPDCKVWRNDESLLCYGCQSCKAGLLDNLKRDWKKVAVVNIVFIVFLIIVYSIGCCAFRNNRRDNHRHYYPTSKI; this is encoded by the coding sequence ATGTTTCGCTTGAGCAATAACCTAGTGGGGATCTTAAACTTCATCACCTTCCTACTCTCGATCCCAATCCTCTGGGCCGGAGTATGGCTAAGCAAGCAAGGCGTCACCGAATGCGAGCGTTTTCTAGACAAACCATTAATAGCACTCGGAGTCTTTCTAATGCTCATTTCCCTAGCAGGTCTAATCGGCGCCTGTTGCCGCGTCACTTGGTTACTCTGGGTTTACCTTCTCGTCATGTTCATCCTCATCCTTATCCTCTTCTGCTTCACCATCTTCGCTTTCGCTGTCACCAACAAAGGCGCCGGCGAGAATCTCTCCGGCAAGGGTTACAAGGAGTACCGTCTCGGCGACTACTCAAATTGGCTTCAGAAACGCGTTAACAGCCCAAAGAACTGGAACAAAATACAGAGTTGCTTACAGGACAGCAATGTTTGTAAGAGCTTGATTGGATCTCAAACCTCTGCTGATAAGTTCTTCATGGAACATTTATCTTCTGTACAGTCTGGTTGCTGTAAACCGTCGAATGACTGTGGATTTGAATACGTAAACCCTACCAATTGGAATCAGACGGGAAATTCAACAATCGATGGCAACCCTGATTGCAAAGTGTGGAGGAATGATGAGAGTTTGCTGTGCTATGGCTGTCAGTCTTGTAAGGCGGGTCTGTTGGATAATTTGAAGCGTGATTGGAAGAAGGTGGCGGTGGTGAATATTGTATTCATCGTCTTCCTTATCATCGTTTACTCGATTGGGTGTTGTGCTTTCAGGAACAACAGGAGGGATAATCATCGCCATTATTATCCGACCAGTAAAATATAG